One window of Chryseobacterium indologenes genomic DNA carries:
- the idi gene encoding isopentenyl-diphosphate Delta-isomerase, producing the protein MEEFVVLVNPEDEVLGLMEKQQAHVNGLLHRAFSVFLFNSKGEMLLQKRASGKYHSPNQWTNAVCSHPRDRETYKEGALRRLKEELGIETELSEKFNFIYKADVGSGLWEHELDHVFVGNYEADFNLNKEEVEDVRFISPENLDKEISEHPENFTEWFKIILEEYKHHF; encoded by the coding sequence ATGGAAGAATTTGTCGTTTTAGTAAATCCTGAAGATGAGGTTTTAGGGCTGATGGAAAAACAGCAGGCTCACGTCAATGGCCTGTTGCACCGTGCTTTTTCTGTATTTCTGTTCAACAGTAAAGGAGAAATGCTTCTTCAGAAAAGGGCTTCAGGAAAATACCATTCTCCCAATCAATGGACCAATGCGGTGTGCTCACATCCAAGAGATAGGGAAACTTATAAGGAAGGGGCCCTGCGCAGACTAAAGGAAGAGCTTGGAATAGAGACAGAACTTTCAGAAAAATTCAATTTTATTTATAAAGCAGATGTTGGCAGCGGCCTTTGGGAGCACGAGCTGGATCACGTATTTGTGGGAAACTATGAAGCTGATTTCAATCTGAATAAAGAAGAAGTGGAAGATGTCAGATTCATTTCCCCTGAAAATCTCGATAAAGAAATCTCTGAACATCCTGAAAACTTTACAGAATGGTTCAAAATTATCCTCGAAGAATATAAACACCATTTTTAA